A genomic region of Pelodiscus sinensis isolate JC-2024 chromosome 1, ASM4963464v1, whole genome shotgun sequence contains the following coding sequences:
- the LOC142820891 gene encoding uncharacterized protein LOC142820891 gives MSQPPDAPQPSPSSRDQPGGSQEPARGRKRRAPAWSSAEIVDLIQVWGEASNVHNLLTSHRNAAAYGRMAASLAARGHHRSREHVRCKIKDLRQSYSWACLSGADPEACPHFLALDRILGVHAVPAPQMVIDPGAEGPLPDTEEEDAESQEPAGSLPETQDPRGTPLSRSPVSSEAGEASTSTASGPAGRTTLPAAATRAQASRRARNQEEYQWRNLRFLDHQLCTQDHWVQEYLRLRQRSLEALEEQGRALRGHLQSLLDRFPLPPAPASSAAPVPPAPTSTARRRGRGLTCTRWCQAASSHCWQACSSKSRKCTRRCRASSGSMLPPVAASPKGRTDTDGHRDQCFAVPRRGWQASGKAENRLSRGGPFKHEPQIASDSSHTTQLLT, from the exons atgagccaaccacccgatgccccccagccctccccctcttcccgggaccagcctggcggctcccaggagcctgcccggggacgcaagaggagggcgcccgcctggtctagtgcggagatcgtggacctcatccaggtttggggggaagcctccaatgtccacaatctcctcactagccacaggaatgcggcagcctatggccgcatggctgccagcctggccgccagaggccaccaccgcagcagggagcaTGTCCGCTGCaagataaaggacctgcggcagtcctactcctgggcctgcctgtcaggggccgacccggaggcctgcccccactttctggctctggaccgcatcctgggggttcatgccgtccctgccccccagatggtgattgaccccggggcagagggaccactccctgacaccgaggaggaggacgccgagagccaggagcctgccggcagcctgcccgagacccaggacccccgaggcaccccactgagccgctcgcctgtgtcgtccgaggccggggaggcctccacat ccacagcatctgggcctgcagggcgcaccaccctgcctgcagcagccacccgcgcccaggccagcaggagagccaggaaccaggaggagtaccagtggcggaacctccgcttcctggatcaccagctctgcacccaggaccactgggtccaggagtaccttcggctgcgccagcggagcttggaggcgctggaagagcagggccgtgccctcagaggccacctccagagcctcctcgaccggttcccgcttcctcctgctcctgcttcctccgcagcccccgtccctcctgccccaacctccacagccaggcggagaggcagggggctgacgtgcaccaggtggtgccaggcagcctccagccattgctggcaggcttgcagcagcaagtccagaaagtgcaccagaaggtgcagggcaagctctggctccatgttgccacctgtggcggcatccccgaagggacgcaccgacacagacgggcacagagaccaatgctttgctgtccctcggcgaggttggcaagcaagcggaaaagctgagaaccggctgtccagggggggtccctttaagcacgagcctcagatagcctcagatagcagccacacaacgcaactactgacctga